A region of Liolophura sinensis isolate JHLJ2023 chromosome 8, CUHK_Ljap_v2, whole genome shotgun sequence DNA encodes the following proteins:
- the LOC135472448 gene encoding fibroblast growth factor 9-like has translation MCDAPDTTVVHVPPGFTGPSESGNKPTFWGPRKRLCSRTGFNLCIAPTGKVYGTYKESDKNANLVLESASPGIVSIRGEESNLYLGFNNKGRLVGMAALGEECLFEERILPIMYSVYLSHKYADKHWYIAINRRGKARNGKRTRLEKKSSHFLPREITDGV, from the exons ATGTGTGACGCTCCGGACACCACCGTGGTCCACGTCCCTCCTGGATTTACCGGACCAAGCGAATCGGGAAACAAACCGACCTTCTGGGGACCAAGGAAGAGATTGTGCAGCCGAACTGGCTTTAACTTGTGCATAGCCCCAACAGGAAAGGTGTATGGCACTTACAAAGAGTCGGACAAAAATG CGAACTTGGTCCTGGAAAGTGCGTCTCCTGGAATTGTATCCATCAGAGGAGAGGAGTCCAACCTTTACTTAGGCTTCAACAACAAAGGTCGGCTGGTAGGGATG GCAGCTCTGGGGGAAGAGTGTTTATTTGAAGAGAGAATTCTACCGATTATGTACAGCGTCTACTTGTCACACAAATACGCCGACAAACACTGGTACATCGCCATCAACAGACGGGGCAAAGCCAGGAACGGGAAAAGGACAAGACTGGAGAAGAAATCGAGCCACTTCTTGCCTCGGGAAATCACGGACGGCGTGTGA